In one window of Nocardia brasiliensis DNA:
- a CDS encoding VC0807 family protein, producing MTAPTPKKTSRLKALLPLFGNVIVSTVLYFVLRAIGFSEIWALAIPGIVVAITTTVGSIRRRSLDVIGALVLVELVVSLGLAFVTDDPRIAAIRPALYMLTTGGFFLFTCVVGKPVMYLLATPMATNGGEPRRTEAYHRAWDEEPRFRKLERLMTLGVGLTMFLDSGLRIGIVYSSPASDLDRSFLVSNGAAIVMVVLVIVIMVAFIPRLSKIVDQVQQRVPEPLADTPSHEVRAR from the coding sequence ATGACGGCACCGACGCCGAAGAAGACGAGCAGGCTCAAGGCACTGTTGCCGTTGTTCGGCAACGTGATCGTGTCGACGGTCCTGTACTTCGTGCTGCGCGCGATCGGCTTCAGCGAGATCTGGGCGCTGGCCATTCCCGGCATCGTCGTCGCCATCACCACCACCGTCGGCAGCATCCGGCGCCGCTCGCTTGATGTCATCGGCGCACTGGTGCTGGTGGAGCTCGTGGTCTCGCTCGGGCTGGCCTTCGTCACCGACGATCCGCGCATCGCCGCGATCCGGCCCGCGCTCTACATGCTGACCACCGGTGGCTTCTTCCTCTTCACCTGCGTGGTCGGCAAGCCGGTGATGTATCTGCTCGCGACACCGATGGCTACCAACGGTGGCGAACCCCGCCGCACCGAGGCCTATCACCGCGCGTGGGACGAGGAACCCCGGTTCCGCAAACTCGAGCGCCTGATGACCCTCGGTGTCGGGCTGACCATGTTCCTCGACTCCGGTCTGCGGATCGGCATCGTCTACAGCTCCCCCGCCAGCGACCTGGACCGCTCCTTCCTCGTCTCCAACGGCGCCGCCATCGTCATGGTCGTCCTGGTCATCGTCATCATGGTCGCCTTCATCCCGCGCCTGTCCAAGATCGTCGACCAGGTCCAGCAGCGCGTCCCCGAACCCCTGGCCGACACCCCGTCCCACGAGGTCCGCGCCCGCTGA
- a CDS encoding pyridoxamine 5'-phosphate oxidase family protein encodes MRQAAPRALAERKQHVLELLTGSGHLWLATAAESRPHLVPLAFAYGEGDLLMVTKPGTRTVRGLRAAGQARAALGDTRDVVVIDGTTTLFDPRTVDGPLGELLDTLPMGRRVPGSVGVRLRPDRIQAWQSMAEIGDRTLMSGGRWLV; translated from the coding sequence GTGAGACAAGCAGCCCCGCGCGCATTGGCCGAACGCAAGCAGCACGTCCTGGAACTGCTGACCGGGTCGGGCCACCTGTGGCTCGCGACCGCCGCCGAGTCGCGACCGCATCTGGTACCACTGGCTTTCGCCTACGGCGAGGGCGATCTGCTGATGGTGACCAAACCCGGCACCAGGACCGTGCGCGGCCTGCGCGCCGCCGGGCAGGCCAGGGCCGCGCTCGGCGACACCAGGGACGTGGTCGTCATCGACGGCACCACCACGCTCTTCGACCCGCGAACGGTCGACGGGCCGCTCGGGGAGCTGCTGGACACCCTGCCGATGGGACGGCGGGTGCCGGGCAGCGTCGGTGTCCGGCTGCGCCCCGACCGGATCCAAGCGTGGCAGTCGATGGCCGAGATCGGTGACCGCACCCTGATGTCGGGCGGCCGCTGGCTGGTCTGA
- a CDS encoding nucleotide disphospho-sugar-binding domain-containing protein, with protein MRVLCVNWAWPSHFMPLVPVLSALRAAGAEVRVASQPMLRRIVTDAGLPFAPAGADVDHSAIRARAAAAAPPVADIWNVDENARMTQVFAVFAERARLMLDDTVALAERWRPDLVFFEPTSFAGPLVAALLGVPAVRHIHGVDMTYRARNATPALVAPLAEQLGIALPNLLGSHTVDPCPPSLQIPTETTSTPVRYIPYNGPATIPDWLAEPPAVPRICLTWGTTVTAQGGEFLLPEVLAALDGLELDVVVTVRPAEIEHLGPLPSNVRAVSGLALHLLMPSCALVIHQGGFGTMLTAVDAGVPQLLLPQFPHHMLPAEQLRGTGAAAVLPVAEFDRGVIRDLVVRLVGACPERAATEVLRAELRAQPTPARIAPDLLELGKGAV; from the coding sequence ATGCGCGTTCTCTGCGTGAACTGGGCGTGGCCCTCGCATTTCATGCCGCTGGTTCCGGTGCTGTCGGCGCTGCGCGCGGCGGGCGCCGAGGTCAGGGTGGCGAGCCAGCCGATGCTGCGGCGCATCGTCACCGACGCCGGGCTGCCCTTCGCACCCGCGGGCGCCGACGTCGACCACTCGGCGATCCGGGCCCGCGCGGCCGCGGCCGCGCCACCGGTGGCCGATATCTGGAATGTCGACGAGAACGCCAGGATGACACAGGTTTTCGCGGTCTTCGCCGAACGCGCCCGGCTGATGCTCGACGACACCGTCGCGCTCGCCGAACGCTGGCGGCCAGACCTGGTCTTCTTCGAGCCGACCAGTTTCGCGGGCCCGCTGGTAGCCGCGTTGCTCGGCGTGCCCGCGGTCCGGCACATCCACGGCGTGGACATGACCTATCGGGCCAGGAACGCGACCCCGGCGCTGGTAGCGCCGCTGGCCGAACAGCTCGGCATCGCGCTGCCGAATCTGCTCGGCAGTCACACCGTCGATCCGTGCCCGCCCTCGCTGCAGATTCCCACCGAGACGACCTCGACCCCGGTGCGCTACATCCCGTACAACGGGCCGGCGACCATTCCGGACTGGCTCGCCGAACCGCCCGCCGTGCCGCGGATCTGCCTGACCTGGGGCACCACGGTGACTGCGCAGGGCGGTGAGTTCCTGCTGCCCGAGGTGCTCGCCGCGCTCGACGGGCTCGAGCTCGACGTGGTCGTCACGGTGCGGCCCGCCGAGATCGAACATCTCGGCCCGCTGCCGAGCAATGTCCGGGCCGTCTCCGGGCTCGCCCTGCACCTGCTCATGCCGTCCTGCGCGCTGGTGATCCACCAGGGCGGCTTCGGCACCATGCTCACCGCGGTCGACGCGGGTGTGCCGCAGCTGCTGCTGCCGCAGTTCCCGCATCACATGCTGCCCGCGGAACAGTTGCGCGGCACCGGCGCGGCGGCCGTGCTGCCGGTCGCCGAGTTCGATCGCGGCGTGATCCGCGATCTGGTCGTGCGGCTCGTCGGCGCGTGTCCCGAGCGTGCGGCGACCGAGGTGCTGCGCGCCGAACTGCGCGCCCAGCCCACACCCGCGCGGATCGCGCCCGATCTGCTGGAACTCGGAAAGGGAGCAGTGTGA
- a CDS encoding cytochrome P450 has protein sequence MTAAEPIPYPFTRPAALEPPRELFGLSGCPMVPVRLPSGDDAVLVTRHADIRALLVHPAVSRNLNRPDAARISKHNSMFQDAKLDPDPPEHTRVRRLVMQAFSPRRVAALEPFIVEVVDELLDAMENHGGPVDLNQALAFALPIRVLCRLLGVPEQDQARFRGWTEHFLSVSQFSGPEIGAAMGELNEYIAALIEAKRVAPGDDLVSDMIAAHDADDGRLTGYELHWWCRLLLLVGYETTASQLGGTVALLLSRPDQLALVRADPSLVPHAVEEALRWKLVGSSVSMLRYATADIELDGCTIAAGTSVIPAVDAGNFDPSVFEHPERFDITRTDNDHLTLSRGPHFCIGAGLARAELTTAIGRLLARFPTLRLAVPATELRRQEGALLEGFLGIPVEW, from the coding sequence ATGACCGCCGCAGAACCCATCCCCTATCCGTTCACCCGACCGGCCGCGCTGGAACCACCGCGCGAGCTGTTCGGCCTGTCCGGCTGCCCGATGGTGCCGGTCCGGCTGCCGAGCGGGGACGACGCGGTGCTCGTCACCCGCCACGCCGACATCCGCGCGCTGCTCGTGCATCCCGCGGTGAGCCGCAACCTGAACCGGCCCGATGCGGCGCGGATCAGCAAGCACAACAGCATGTTCCAGGACGCGAAGCTGGATCCGGACCCGCCCGAGCACACCAGGGTGCGGCGACTGGTCATGCAGGCGTTCAGTCCACGCCGGGTCGCGGCGCTGGAGCCGTTCATCGTCGAGGTCGTCGACGAACTGCTCGACGCGATGGAAAACCACGGCGGCCCGGTCGATCTCAATCAGGCGCTGGCCTTCGCGCTGCCGATTCGGGTGCTGTGCCGCCTGCTCGGCGTGCCGGAGCAGGACCAGGCCCGCTTTCGCGGCTGGACCGAGCACTTCCTGTCGGTCAGCCAGTTCAGCGGCCCCGAGATCGGTGCCGCGATGGGTGAGCTCAACGAGTACATCGCGGCGCTGATCGAGGCCAAACGCGTTGCGCCGGGCGATGATCTGGTCAGCGACATGATCGCCGCGCACGACGCCGACGACGGCCGCCTCACCGGCTACGAGCTGCACTGGTGGTGCAGGCTGCTGCTGCTCGTCGGCTACGAGACCACCGCCAGTCAGCTGGGCGGCACAGTGGCGCTGCTGCTTTCGCGACCCGATCAGCTCGCGCTGGTCCGCGCCGACCCGAGCCTGGTGCCGCACGCGGTCGAGGAGGCGTTGCGCTGGAAGCTGGTCGGCTCCTCGGTGTCTATGCTGCGCTATGCCACCGCCGACATCGAGCTGGACGGCTGCACGATCGCGGCGGGCACCAGCGTGATTCCGGCCGTCGACGCGGGCAACTTCGATCCCTCGGTCTTCGAGCACCCCGAGCGCTTCGACATCACCCGCACCGACAACGACCACCTCACGCTGAGCCGTGGCCCGCATTTCTGCATCGGCGCCGGGCTCGCCCGCGCCGAACTCACCACGGCGATCGGCAGGCTGCTCGCCCGCTTCCCCACCCTGCGACTCGCGGTGCCCGCCACCGAATTACGCAGACAGGAGGGCGCGCTGCTGGAGGGCTTCCTCGGTATCCCGGTGGAGTGGTGA
- a CDS encoding cytochrome P450: protein MSECPFPFAWPAGLTQPDALLRAHQDPFRTVTLPSGDQAVLATRYQTIRTLLADPRISKDRNRSGVAKMTTKPQKVFQRRIDMSPPAHARMRRLIAREFTAARVETMRPRIAAIVTALLDRMADAGAAEPVDLNTAFAFPLSIQVICELLGVPARERHLFGDTSNPPWDYIRELIERKRRHPDSDLISALIAVTDAEDGRLSADELHFWSTLLLLAGYETTANQIAGAVVLLLGHPDQLALLRADPTLIDGAVEELLRCQVVGTSLSMLRYVTEDVTVGDHVIPQGTSIIPALECANHDPAVFTEPARLDLTRRAAKQLTFSVGRHFCPGAPLARAQLRLGIAALIQRFPELRLAVPTARLDRVDDHFFQGFRTVPVRW from the coding sequence ATGAGCGAGTGCCCGTTCCCGTTCGCCTGGCCCGCCGGTCTGACGCAGCCGGACGCGCTGCTGCGCGCCCACCAGGACCCGTTCCGCACGGTCACCCTGCCCAGCGGCGATCAGGCCGTACTGGCCACGCGGTACCAGACCATCCGTACGCTGCTCGCCGACCCGCGGATCAGCAAGGACCGCAACAGATCCGGTGTCGCGAAGATGACCACCAAGCCGCAGAAGGTGTTCCAGCGCCGGATCGACATGTCCCCGCCCGCGCACGCGCGGATGCGTCGGCTGATCGCGCGCGAATTCACCGCGGCCCGAGTCGAGACCATGCGCCCGCGCATCGCCGCCATCGTCACAGCACTGCTCGACCGAATGGCCGACGCGGGCGCTGCTGAGCCGGTGGATCTGAACACCGCCTTCGCGTTTCCGCTCTCGATCCAGGTGATCTGTGAGCTACTCGGCGTCCCCGCGCGCGAGCGCCATCTGTTCGGCGACACCAGCAATCCGCCGTGGGACTACATCCGCGAGCTCATCGAACGCAAACGGCGCCACCCTGATTCGGATCTGATCAGCGCGCTGATCGCGGTCACCGACGCCGAGGACGGCCGCCTCAGCGCCGACGAGCTGCACTTCTGGTCGACCCTGCTGCTGCTCGCCGGCTACGAGACGACCGCGAACCAGATCGCGGGCGCCGTCGTGCTGCTGCTCGGCCATCCCGACCAATTGGCGCTGCTGCGCGCCGATCCCACGCTGATCGACGGTGCGGTCGAGGAGCTGCTGCGCTGTCAGGTGGTCGGCACCTCGTTGTCGATGCTGCGCTACGTCACCGAGGACGTCACCGTCGGCGATCACGTCATTCCGCAGGGCACCAGCATCATTCCCGCGCTCGAATGCGCCAATCACGATCCGGCGGTCTTCACCGAGCCGGCCCGGCTCGACCTCACCCGCCGCGCGGCCAAGCAGCTCACGTTCAGTGTCGGCAGGCACTTCTGCCCCGGCGCGCCGCTGGCGCGCGCCCAGCTGCGACTCGGTATCGCAGCGCTGATCCAGCGCTTCCCCGAACTGCGGCTCGCGGTCCCTACCGCACGCCTCGACCGGGTCGACGACCATTTCTTCCAGGGCTTTCGCACGGTTCCCGTGCGCTGGTGA